Proteins co-encoded in one Paracrocinitomix mangrovi genomic window:
- a CDS encoding queuosine precursor transporter: MDKSKLKQARLLYLLLAGVFISLLVSCNLIFLKFIDIDFGFTVVPISVGLLPYPLTFLVTDLISEIFGEKRANDVVKVGLVCALLVIGFTYLADQVPAGKSTVLSDAEFHKTFGLAGVSVTASMLAYLLAQFIDIKIYHFWKRKTEGRMLWLRNNFSTFSSQIIDTLTIMLLLCTFGAIPWDQFQYLVLGSVIYKLIVALADTPFLYLFVYLIKRHFNLERNEEIDLDA, encoded by the coding sequence ATGGATAAAAGCAAACTAAAACAGGCGAGATTACTTTATTTGTTACTGGCAGGAGTGTTTATTTCACTGTTGGTTTCTTGTAATCTCATATTTCTGAAATTTATAGATATTGATTTTGGATTTACAGTGGTGCCAATCTCTGTGGGATTACTTCCTTATCCATTGACATTTTTAGTGACTGATTTGATCTCAGAAATTTTTGGAGAAAAAAGAGCGAATGATGTTGTGAAAGTAGGCTTAGTTTGCGCTTTATTGGTAATTGGCTTCACTTATTTAGCAGATCAAGTTCCGGCAGGGAAGAGTACTGTTTTGTCTGATGCAGAATTTCATAAGACATTTGGTTTGGCAGGAGTTTCAGTGACGGCTTCAATGTTAGCCTATTTGTTGGCACAATTTATAGATATCAAAATCTACCATTTTTGGAAACGTAAAACAGAGGGGAGAATGTTGTGGCTGCGAAATAACTTCTCTACTTTTTCTTCTCAAATTATTGATACACTCACCATAATGCTACTGTTGTGCACTTTTGGAGCAATTCCCTGGGATCAATTTCAATACCTGGTGTTAGGAAGTGTTATTTATAAATTGATTGTAGCCCTGGCAGATACTCCTTTTTTGTACCTCTTTGTTTATTTGATAAAGCGTCACTTCAACTTAGAGCGCAATGAAGAAATTGATCTGGATGCTTAA